Genomic DNA from Verrucomicrobiota bacterium:
GCCGCGATCCGCCGTTCGCGCAACGCCTCGACCAGCGCGGCCTCGTCGAGCACGGCGCCGCGGCCCGTGTTGACCAGGATGGCCGTCGGTTTCATGAGCGCAAGCTGCCGGGCGCCGATGAGGTGGCGTGTGCCGTCGCTGAGCGGCAGGTGAACGGAGACCACGTCGGATTCCCGCAGCAGCTCGTCGAGGTCAACGTGCCGCGCGCCGTCGGCGTCGAGCGCGGCGCTTGCGCTCCGGTTGAAGTAGAGCACGTGCATGCCGAAGGCCTTCGCCTTGAGACCCGCGGCCGTGCCGATCCGGCCCGCCCCGACAATGCCGAGCGTGCCGCCCGAAAGCTCCATGCCGCGCAGGAGGGTCGGTGCCCAGCCCTCGAGCCGGCCCGTGCGCACGAGGCGGTCGCCCTCGACGACCCGGCGTCCGGCCGCCAGGATCAGCGCCCAGGCGAGCTCGGCCGTCGCCTCGGTCAGCACGCCGGGCGTGTTGGTCACGACAATGCCCCGCGCGGTCGCGGCAGGCACATCGATATTGTCGAGACCAACCGCGAAGTTGGCGATGCCACGAAGCGCTGGCGCCGCATCCATGACCTCGGCATCGATCCGGTCGGCCAGCA
This window encodes:
- a CDS encoding D-glycerate dehydrogenase, which produces MKVPDGGLDRLRRAGVAIDASDRSTAMPRAELVERIAPCDGLISMLADRIDAEVMDAAPALRGIANFAVGLDNIDVPAATARGIVVTNTPGVLTEATAELAWALILAAGRRVVEGDRLVRTGRLEGWAPTLLRGMELSGGTLGIVGAGRIGTAAGLKAKAFGMHVLYFNRSASAALDADGARHVDLDELLRESDVVSVHLPLSDGTRHLIGARQLALMKPTAILVNTGRGAVLDEAALVEALRERRIAAAGLDVYEHEPALAPGLAELDNVVLLPHVGSATYTARDAMVMMTAESLLAVFDGHRPEHCVNPEVFEQGRRD